The bacterium nucleotide sequence AGGTTTGCCCGAAAATTCACCCAATACGACGTCCCGTTTTTCTATTTGACCCGGGTCACGGACAACAACGGCAATATAACCGGCTTTTATTACAGTATCTATTCATCCACGTACCTGCGGTTCGATTCCTTATTGACCTCGACCAAGCGCCGTTTGACCGCGCACTATCACCTGTCGCCTTATAGCGGCGGCGGAGATTATTCATATTATTTATTGGACAGCCTTAAATACAAGGGTTTTAACAATGTCAGTCTCAAGGTTGCTTATCACTACGATACAACGGCCTGGACCTACAACTCACCTTTTGGGTCATTGAACGGTGATGACCGGGGCGCATTATTATTAAAATCCATGGTCTATCCGGACGGCGATTCGGTCTATTACGAATACAACCAGTATTTTGAATTGACCGCGGTGCACACCCGCAATAATGGCGTGATCAACTACGAATACGAGACTTATAATTATTATAAGCCTGGGATCCCGGTCTATCTGCCCACCGATGAAGTGTATACGACCTGGATAAAATGGTATACCCGGGCAATCAAAAAGACCATCACCGACGATCCCTGGTCATCGCCCGATACGACGATCTATACCAGAGTTAACAGCAAGACCGGGAATCCGCCGAACGCATACGAGACCTCGATCACCAACCCGGACTCGGTCATGGTGCGCGATCCCGAGGGCAATTACCAGTGTTCGTTTTTCCGCGCCGGCTGGCGGGAATATGAGGCGCCATCATGGGGCGTGACCAAGGGCCTGGCGACCTACGGCATGCTCGATTCATCGGTAATATATAACCGGGGCGGCCGCAACCTGGGTACCACTATTGCTGGTCCAGCCGGGATCAAAAAAATCACGGCCGATAGTATATCCGTGTCAAAGCGCAGCCTGACCTATGGACCGGATTCGGTACTACGGGGTCAGGTACTATGACTACGACGATTACGGCAACCCCCGGCTGATCAAAAACATGGGTGATACATTAAATGCCAACGATGACTACTGGACCCGTCAGACCTATGCGTGCAGCGATGACAGTGCGACATTCTGGCTGAAAGTCACAGCGCATATCGATGAGCCGCCCATGACCTCGACCGTATCCTTTTACTCATTGCAGGGCGTCGATACTTTAATAATTAAGCGGCAATGGGGTAAATACAATGGTACTTGGCTGGTCACCGATGCGGACACCTTTGTTTACAATCCAGCTTATAAAAAGGCTGTGACTGTTTCCATTAGTTATCCCGACACCGATACCATCTGCATAGTTACGGCCACGGTCAAACAGATTGCCAGTCCTGACACCCTGCAGGTCTATGCCATCTATAACCTTTACAGTAGTAAAATCGTCGACAATGACAGCAGTTACAAAACCCGGGATGAGCATCTGACAAAACGGTTCTTCCGGCTGGTGACCAGCGAAACAATTACCTCAGACTCAGCCGGTACTAATGTCTTGGCTCAAACTTATTATTTCTACGACGACACGGTCAATATCGTAAAAATCTACACAAATCCGGTGCCGGTAAAATGGCAGATCCCCGCCGCGCCTTGCAATATCCGGGGCAACTTAACCCGGATCCAGCAGTGGAAAGGCGGTACCGACTATACCAAAAGTGAGCTGCGGTATGATCAGGTGGGCAATGCGGTCCACGCGATCTCCCATGCATCATCAAGCGCCGCTGAAACTACCTTTACCCATTATAACAAGCCTGATGATTCGTTGTATGCCTATTCTTGGCGTACGGTCAACCATATGGCCACCGCGATCTGCTCGTTGTATACCCGGACCGAATACGACTCGGCCACGGGTCTGGTCAAAAAGGCCTTTGACGTCAATAACGACAGCACGGTCATTGCCTATGACAGCCTAAATCGGATTCGCAAAATCTGGCAACCCAATGAAGATAATCCTTCGGTCATCAAAAGGTATTTCAAGGACGACATCGCCGCTTCCAAACCAGCCAACGTGATAGATTCGGTCAAGCTCGATACCCGGTGGCTGGTCGGTAAATCCTTCCTGGACGGTTTTTCCAGAATGATTCAGACCAAACAATACCGGACTGATACCACGGTCATCCAGAACATCACCTATAACGGCAACGGATTTAAAGATTCGGTCGGTAATCCCCATGAAGTGACCGGCACAATATCTTATGATTATTCGACACCGTCCTGGTCGGACATTACTTGTTTTGAGTATGACGGTGTCGGCCGGGATACCCTGATCACACATCCGGACGCCAAGAAGATCAAAATCAAATACCATGCTTATGCCGATACGATCTATGACGAGAAAAACAACAAGACAATATATTCCAAGAACGCTTTTGGTTTGATCGATACTCTGACCGATGCTAATAGCAATAAAACATATTACCAGTACGACAAACTCCATAACCTCACCCAGATCACGGACGCCGAATCCAGACTGACCAAATACTACTACGACAAGTTGAGCCGGCTCCGGGGTGCAGATGGTCCTGATGCGAGTTCATCCTGGACCTATGACGGCAATAGCGTTGATGTCTTATATGAATACGACGATCTTGGCAACCTCACGACTAAAAAAGACGCTCATGGCACGGTAAACTACGCATATGACGACCTGTACAGGCTGACTCGGATCCTGCATTCTCCGGATGGTTCCACCTGGCCCGATACGGTGAGATTGACCTATGATGTCGTAGTCGGCGCGCCTACTGGTTTAGATAATCCCAAAGGCCGATTATGGTCCCTGGTCACGGCCGGGATTGATTCGACCAAGTACTTCTACGACGACCAGGGTCGGCTCGGACTCAAGCGCGTCAACCTTACGGGCTGCACCGGCGAGAAAGCAATCACGTATAAATACAACGACGCGGACCTTTGCACTTTAATCAATATATCGCCGACTTATAAAACTATTTATCACTATAATGCACTGGGATATCTCAAGGACATCGGTGACCTTCAGATACAACCCGGCAGGCCAGATCACCAAACTGCAGTATCCCGCGACCCCCTCGGGCAGCGTGACCGATACCATCACCTATGATTCAAGGCTGCGGCCGATCCGGCTCAAATCCTATAAAAGCCGGGATACATACATCAACCTGACCTATCTTTACCAGGATAATTCCAATGTCGATTCGATCATCGACAGCATCGTCACGAATAACCGGCAGAAATATGACTATGACGCATTGAACCGGTTGACCACGGTTACCTGCCCTAACGGCAACCAGTCCTTCACCTACGATAAAGTGGGCAACCGAGCTTCTAAATCCGGCACGAATTACAGCTATTATTCCAGCACCAACAAACTTCAGCAGGATCATCGAGGCTACAAGTATTACTATGATAACAGCGGCAATATCCTGAGACACCGCCAGGGTAGTCCGGAAACGACGGTGGATTCCTTTGCTTATGACTGGAATAACCGGCTCATCTACTACAAGAAAATATCATCGGGTGTTTATTGCGATTTTGCCTATAATGCCTCTGGACTAAGAATAAAAAAGCATTATAATGATCCGGGGAGCGAAACTGAAACCACGACCTATTATATCTACGACGGCATCAACCCGATCGCCGAATACGGCCCGGACGGCACCATCCTTAGCCGCTATATTTATGCCAGCGGCATGCATGTCGCCAAAATATCGGGCACGGATACGACATGGTATCATGGGGATGCGCTGGGATCAACCAGAAAAATGACCAAGGAAGACGGGACGGGTTATGATTGGTCGGCAACGTATTATCCCTTCGGCGAGATGACGCAGACGGGAGCGGGAAATAACGCCCACGGATTCACGGGCAAAGAATACGACAGTGAAATGGGTTTGAATTACTTCTGCCTGCGCTACTACGATCCGCAGATCGGGCGGTTTATGACGCTAGATCCGGTAGATCAGAAAGGGATATCGCCGTATGCTTATTGTTTCAATAATCCATTAACATCAATCGATCCATCCGGATCGGGGCGAGAAGATTATATGACACCTATTCGAACGCAGCAAGTTCATGCCGGGGGTGGTGGAGGAGTACCCTTTGGCTGGGCACCGGTGCATCATACCGAGGAAGAGGATTTGTGGCATGATCAGGTAATGTTTTATTGGACGCACAAAGTATGGGGTACTGACTGGCTGTACGAATTAGCGATGTCGCATGCTGAACCCTTGGACCTTGAGTTTTTTGGACCAGGATGGGACTATGCATTAGATCCTAACAGAAAAATGAGTTCTGAAAAAAGGCAATTGCTTAAGGAAATTTTGTTTTATCTGTGTTCAGGTATAGTTGAGGTAGATGTGTTGACGACAAACGGATGGCAGCATATTAATGTCGGACTATGGATAATGGAACACGACGTTAATATTATTGATAAATTTTTACCTGGTTTAGCAGGTGAAACGTCGGCACTAGATCCATTGACGATGAATCTTGATCTCAATGCAATTGCGGGGCAGGCCAATGCAGTCATACCAGCGTACTTTGACCTTGCATCAATATTGCTTCATGAAGCTGTGCATCTGATTCAATTTTCCTATGGAATTGCGCCAACAGCTTACACGGACGCTGCCCGAGATGCAATATATAATAGCATGGAAAGGACGGCTCTCGGTATCGAAGCCCTGTATTTTTCTAATCAATGGAGCTCAGGAAGGCGCGCGGACTGGATAAAATATTGGCAAGAAGTCAACGAAAAGTAATAGAGAATGAGAATCCCTTGGTAAAATAAAGCATTTAATGAATAGACTTGTGATACGACTGGCACTGGGTTGGCTCTTTGTTATCATGAGCCTGGATCTAGGTTCATGCGCACTGAGGGTATCGCGGGGTCTTATGCATATTGATCTTGGCGTTGACACGATGCTTGTTAGCCGCGAGCTTGCTTATGTTGACGCGTCTTTTTCGGAAAACATTGAATTGGTCGGCGCTGCCTTCGGATTGAATACAGGTAGAAAAACTATTATTGTCATAAGTTCTTTCTTTCCGCAGACGAGTTATTTCAGGGCTGATGTATATTATGATGATTATGATTTGGTTCTACTCATGGATACAAACTTGATCATGGATACGATCCGATTGAATTCTGATTCGATCATCTATTTATTTTCAAGGAAGATGTTTCCGCCTCTTTTTGCCGAGGCATGCACCACATTGAATGGTTTCTATTTCCCGATATCAAGAAATGCGAAAGAGTTGACAGGACAAGTGATTTTTCAGGGGAAAACCTTTGAACTGCCTACGGTTGAATTCAATAAATACACTGGAAAAATTTATGGTCAGGTTAGCGGCAAGGTTGATTTCAAGGCAGTGAAACTGAACGCGAAAAAAATGTCGCAGTATCTCAATACTACAATGTTTCCCTATAAATTACGGCTACGCGGACTCCTGGAGCAACAAGAATTAAAATAAACGCGACACACTACTCGCACGGTACGTTTACGCCAATGGCATGCATGTTGCTAAAATATCGGGCGCGGATACGGTCTGGTATCATGGTGATGCTTTGGGATCGACCAGAAAGATAACCAAGGAAGACGGCACGGCGTATGACTAGGCAGCGACGTATTATCCTTTCGGGGAGATGACGCAGACAGGCAATGGCGCGAACACCCACGGCTTCACGGGTAAGGAAATTGACATGGAGATGGGCTTGAATTACTTCTGCCTGAGATACTACGATCCGCAGATCGGCAGGTTTATGACCCTGGATCCGGTGGATCAGAAAGGTATGTCGCCATACGCGTATTGTTTCAATAATCCATTAATATCTCTTGATCCAACCGGAGCAGCGCGTGAGGGTTATGTGACGCCTATTCGACCGCGGCAGGGTCATGCATCGGGCGGCGGGCGACTGCCCTACGGCTGGGCGCTAGTGCATCATACCGAGGAAGAGGATTTGTGGCATGATCAGGTGATGGAATATTGGAGTTACAAAGCATGGGAATTCACAGGGTGGGGTGACTGGCGCAATCGAGGATCAATGGAAAGTTACTTATGTGCTAACCCAGTTCTTTTCGCTGAACTGTGGGAAAAAGAGGATATTAGTCGAATACACTGGTATTT carries:
- a CDS encoding RHS repeat-associated core domain-containing protein, whose product is MTFRYNPAGQITKLQYPATPSGSVTDTITYDSRLRPIRLKSYKSRDTYINLTYLYQDNSNVDSIIDSIVTNNRQKYDYDALNRLTTVTCPNGNQSFTYDKVGNRASKSGTNYSYYSSTNKLQQDHRGYKYYYDNSGNILRHRQGSPETTVDSFAYDWNNRLIYYKKISSGVYCDFAYNASGLRIKKHYNDPGSETETTTYYIYDGINPIAEYGPDGTILSRYIYASGMHVAKISGTDTTWYHGDALGSTRKMTKEDGTGYDWSATYYPFGEMTQTGAGNNAHGFTGKEYDSEMGLNYFCLRYYDPQIGRFMTLDPVDQKGISPYAYCFNNPLTSIDPSGSGREDYMTPIRTQQVHAGGGGGVPFGWAPVHHTEEEDLWHDQVMFYWTHKVWGTDWLYELAMSHAEPLDLEFFGPGWDYALDPNRKMSSEKRQLLKEILFYLCSGIVEVDVLTTNGWQHINVGLWIMEHDVNIIDKFLPGLAGETSALDPLTMNLDLNAIAGQANAVIPAYFDLASILLHEAVHLIQFSYGIAPTAYTDAARDAIYNSMERTALGIEALYFSNQWSSGRRADWIKYWQEVNEK